Proteins from a genomic interval of Paenibacillus sp. RC334:
- a CDS encoding HPr family phosphocarrier protein: protein MQTTFRITDEDGIHARPATALVNTANKFSGAESFAEANGKKVTLKSILGVLSLGLEQGDTINIICEGAEAADALKALENVIVNEGLGEIHA, encoded by the coding sequence ATGCAAACAACTTTTAGAATTACAGATGAAGACGGTATCCATGCACGTCCTGCAACAGCGCTGGTAAATACAGCTAACAAATTCAGCGGTGCTGAATCTTTTGCCGAAGCTAACGGTAAAAAAGTAACTTTGAAATCCATTCTGGGTGTATTGTCTCTTGGTCTGGAACAAGGCGATACCATCAACATCATCTGTGAAGGCGCTGAAGCTGCTGACGCTCTGAAAGCTCTTGAAAATGTAATCGTTAACGAAGGGCTGGGCGAAATTCATGCTTAA
- the gcvPB gene encoding aminomethyl-transferring glycine dehydrogenase subunit GcvPB, with amino-acid sequence MKKHEQALIFELSRPGRIAYSLPECDVPRRPVAELLPDYAQRSELAALPEVYEVDVIRHYTALSRRNFGVDNGFYPLGSCTMKYNPKVNEDVARYAGFAKIHPYQPEDSIQGAMALLHTLQNDLAALTGMDAVTLQPAAGAHGEWTGLMMIRSYHEARGERRTKVLVPDSSHGTNPASATVAGFETVTLPSTPQGLVDLDALRQAVGNDTAALMLTNPNTLGLFEKQIADIAAIVHEAGGLLYYDGANSNAIMGITRPGDMGFDVVHLNLHKTMSTPHGGGGPGAGPVGVKQRLIPYLPKPLVVRDPQGTYHWDREQGDSIGRVKAFYGNFGILVRAYAYIRSYGPDGLKRVSECAVLNANYMMHRLAPHFDIPYPGYCKHEFVMSGRGLKKFGVRTLDVAKRLLDFGYHPPTIYFPLNVEECIMIEPTETESKETLDAFIDTMIQIAREAEETPELVLNAPYTTPVTRLDEATAARKPILNCSCS; translated from the coding sequence ATGAAAAAGCATGAGCAGGCGCTCATTTTTGAATTGAGCAGACCGGGCCGTATCGCCTATTCCCTGCCTGAATGCGATGTTCCCCGGCGTCCGGTGGCAGAGCTTTTGCCGGATTATGCGCAGCGCAGCGAGCTTGCGGCATTGCCCGAGGTATACGAAGTAGACGTTATTCGACATTATACTGCACTGTCACGGCGTAATTTTGGCGTGGACAACGGATTTTATCCGCTCGGCTCCTGTACGATGAAATACAACCCCAAGGTGAATGAGGATGTCGCCCGTTATGCAGGCTTCGCCAAAATCCATCCGTACCAGCCGGAGGACAGCATCCAGGGGGCCATGGCGCTGCTCCATACGCTTCAAAACGATCTGGCCGCGTTAACCGGCATGGATGCCGTCACCCTTCAGCCCGCCGCGGGCGCCCATGGCGAATGGACCGGGCTGATGATGATCCGCTCCTACCACGAAGCGCGTGGTGAGCGGCGTACCAAGGTGCTCGTGCCGGATTCCTCGCACGGAACGAACCCCGCCAGCGCCACTGTGGCAGGCTTCGAAACGGTCACCCTCCCCTCCACACCGCAGGGGCTGGTGGATCTGGACGCGCTGCGTCAAGCCGTGGGCAACGACACCGCTGCGCTTATGCTGACCAACCCGAACACGCTCGGGCTGTTCGAGAAGCAAATCGCTGACATTGCCGCGATTGTGCATGAAGCGGGTGGCCTGCTCTACTATGATGGCGCGAACTCCAACGCCATTATGGGGATCACCCGCCCCGGGGATATGGGCTTTGACGTGGTGCATCTCAATTTGCACAAAACGATGAGTACCCCACATGGCGGAGGCGGACCCGGCGCGGGACCTGTGGGGGTAAAGCAGCGGCTCATTCCGTATTTGCCCAAGCCGCTTGTCGTGCGTGATCCACAGGGCACGTACCACTGGGACCGAGAACAGGGCGATTCCATCGGACGGGTCAAAGCCTTTTACGGAAACTTCGGTATTCTCGTCCGTGCCTATGCCTATATCCGCAGCTATGGCCCTGACGGCTTGAAGCGGGTATCCGAATGTGCCGTACTTAATGCCAATTATATGATGCATCGGCTGGCTCCGCATTTTGACATCCCTTATCCAGGCTATTGCAAACACGAATTTGTGATGTCCGGACGGGGCTTAAAGAAATTCGGAGTGCGTACACTTGATGTTGCCAAGCGATTGCTCGATTTCGGCTACCATCCGCCTACGATTTATTTCCCGCTGAATGTAGAGGAATGTATCATGATCGAGCCGACAGAAACGGAAAGCAAAGAGACGCTTGATGCCTTCATTGACACCATGATCCAAATTGCGCGGGAAGCGGAGGAAACGCCTGAATTGGTGCTGAATGCTCCATATACCACTCCAGTCACGCGACTGGACGAAGCAACTGCAGCTCGCAAGCCTATATTGAATTGCTCATGCAGCTAA
- the ptsG gene encoding glucose-specific PTS transporter subunit IIBC, protein MFKKLFGVLQRVGKALMLPVAILPAAGLLLGIGNMLVNPDFLQYIPALNAGWVQSVATIMMNAGQIVFDNLALLFAVGVAVGLAGGEGVAGLAAIIGYLVMNITLGTAVGVTPGLIAQKIPGYANVLGIPTLQTGVFGGIIIGILAAAMYNRFFKIELPSYLGFFAGKRFVPIVTAVSSLLIGLLLVIVWPPVQQGLNVVSHFMVDSNPTLAAFIFGVIERSLIPFGLHHIWYSPFWFEFGEYVNKAGQTIHGDQQIFFNQLRDGVALTASTFQVGKFPFMMFGLPAAALAMYHEARPEHKKYVAGIMGSAALTSFLTGITEPLEFSFLFVAPLLFAVHAVFAGLSFMTMQILNVKIGMTFSGGFIDFLIFGIIPNRTSWWYVIIVGLILAVIYYFGFRFIIRKFNLKTPGREEATENVEGAAVGTTDELPGNILAAFGGASNIKHLDACITRLRIEVNEKSNVDKARLKQLGAAGVLEVGNNVQAIFGTRSDTIKTQMADIMAGRTPAPAPASAQPAPQEEKEAGEQKQTIIVEDIVMPVNGELVDISTVPDPVFAERMTGDGFAVVPNDGTIVSPVYGKVFNVFPSKHAIGIQSDGGKEVLVHIGVNTVKLKGQGFDVLVNEGDLVSAGQPIMKVDLEYVKANAKSIISPVIFTNLPEGSSVTLNKTGVLKAGEDGIITIK, encoded by the coding sequence ATGTTTAAAAAGCTTTTCGGTGTTTTACAGCGTGTCGGCAAAGCTTTAATGCTTCCTGTAGCCATTTTGCCGGCAGCGGGACTTTTATTAGGAATCGGCAACATGTTGGTCAATCCCGATTTTCTCCAGTACATTCCGGCATTAAATGCGGGCTGGGTTCAATCGGTAGCGACGATCATGATGAATGCCGGACAAATTGTTTTTGATAATCTGGCACTGTTGTTTGCAGTCGGCGTAGCCGTCGGTCTGGCAGGCGGTGAAGGCGTAGCAGGATTGGCTGCGATCATCGGTTATCTCGTTATGAATATTACATTGGGTACAGCTGTAGGTGTTACACCGGGTCTGATTGCTCAAAAAATACCGGGCTATGCGAACGTGTTGGGGATTCCAACGCTGCAAACCGGGGTGTTCGGCGGGATTATCATCGGTATACTGGCCGCGGCCATGTACAATCGCTTTTTCAAAATCGAGCTTCCTTCGTATCTGGGCTTTTTCGCGGGTAAGCGCTTCGTTCCGATTGTAACGGCAGTATCTTCATTGCTAATCGGACTATTGCTGGTCATTGTGTGGCCTCCCGTACAGCAAGGACTGAACGTTGTATCACACTTTATGGTTGACTCCAATCCGACGCTGGCAGCTTTCATATTTGGGGTGATTGAACGCTCGCTCATTCCTTTCGGATTGCATCACATCTGGTATTCACCGTTCTGGTTTGAGTTCGGCGAATACGTGAACAAAGCCGGTCAAACGATTCATGGTGACCAGCAAATCTTCTTTAACCAGCTTCGCGATGGAGTTGCTTTGACAGCAAGTACGTTCCAGGTTGGTAAGTTCCCATTCATGATGTTCGGTTTGCCAGCCGCAGCGCTAGCGATGTATCATGAAGCAAGACCAGAACACAAAAAATATGTAGCAGGTATTATGGGTTCAGCAGCTTTGACTTCTTTCCTGACAGGGATTACGGAGCCACTGGAATTTTCCTTCCTGTTCGTAGCTCCATTGCTGTTCGCAGTGCACGCTGTGTTTGCAGGTCTGTCGTTCATGACGATGCAAATTTTGAATGTTAAAATCGGTATGACCTTCTCCGGTGGATTTATCGACTTCCTGATCTTCGGGATTATTCCGAATCGTACGTCTTGGTGGTACGTCATCATCGTCGGTCTGATTTTGGCGGTTATTTATTACTTCGGATTCCGATTCATCATACGGAAGTTTAACCTGAAAACACCAGGGCGTGAAGAAGCTACAGAAAATGTTGAAGGAGCCGCAGTCGGTACCACAGACGAGCTTCCGGGCAATATTTTGGCAGCTTTCGGCGGGGCGTCCAATATCAAGCATTTGGATGCTTGTATCACACGTCTTCGTATTGAAGTTAACGAGAAGTCCAACGTTGACAAGGCTCGTCTGAAACAGCTTGGCGCAGCGGGTGTACTCGAAGTCGGCAACAACGTACAAGCCATTTTCGGTACACGCTCCGATACGATTAAAACGCAAATGGCTGATATTATGGCGGGACGCACACCTGCTCCGGCTCCGGCCTCGGCTCAACCTGCTCCGCAAGAAGAGAAGGAAGCTGGCGAACAAAAACAGACCATCATTGTTGAAGATATCGTGATGCCTGTTAACGGAGAATTGGTTGATATTTCGACTGTTCCTGATCCGGTATTTGCAGAACGTATGACAGGAGACGGCTTTGCTGTCGTGCCAAATGATGGAACGATTGTGTCGCCTGTATATGGTAAAGTATTCAATGTATTCCCAAGCAAGCATGCCATTGGTATCCAATCTGACGGCGGTAAGGAAGTACTTGTTCATATCGGGGTGAACACAGTAAAGCTTAAAGGCCAAGGATTTGACGTTTTGGTGAACGAAGGCGATCTTGTGTCAGCCGGTCAGCCTATTATGAAAGTAGACCTGGAATACGTGAAGGCAAACGCAAAATCCATCATCTCACCAGTCATTTTTACCAACCTTCCAGAAGGCTCTTCGGTAACTTTAAACAAAACTGGAGTATTGAAGGCTGGCGAAGATGGTATAATTACGATAAAATAA
- a CDS encoding PTS sugar transporter subunit IIA: protein MSIMTIDKVKMNATAKDKYEAIRMAGQILLDAGHITGEYIDKMLEREEIVSTYIGNGLAIPHGTKESKTFIQSTGISIIQFPQGVDFGEEKAYMVIGIAAQGGDHMEILTSIAVVCAEEENMDKLRNAVTPQEIIDLFESEMEL from the coding sequence GTGAGCATTATGACGATAGACAAAGTAAAAATGAACGCAACCGCCAAAGACAAATATGAGGCGATTCGCATGGCCGGACAAATCCTGCTGGATGCCGGACATATTACAGGTGAGTACATTGACAAGATGCTGGAACGCGAGGAGATCGTGTCTACCTATATCGGGAACGGGTTGGCTATTCCACACGGCACGAAGGAATCCAAGACGTTTATTCAGTCGACAGGCATCTCGATCATTCAGTTCCCGCAAGGTGTAGATTTTGGGGAAGAAAAAGCATATATGGTGATCGGCATCGCAGCACAAGGCGGCGATCATATGGAGATTTTGACGAGTATCGCTGTGGTATGCGCGGAGGAAGAAAACATGGATAAACTCCGCAACGCGGTGACCCCTCAGGAAATTATCGATCTGTTCGAAAGTGAGATGGAGCTATGA
- the gcvPA gene encoding aminomethyl-transferring glycine dehydrogenase subunit GcvPA, whose amino-acid sequence MKQHRYLPMTEQDQAEMLRVVGASSIDDLFSDIPEAIRYKGELLLSSRLDERALTRHLSGLAGQNANTDTHASFLGAGIYDHHIPSVIQHITSRSEFYTAYTPYQPEVSQGELQAIFEFQSYICELTGMAVANASMYDGATALAEAGSLAAAATRRKQLIVSRTVHPEARQVLAAYARGLDLDVVEIDCADGVTDVKALTAAISEQTAAVLVQSPNFFGAVENLKPMADLIHAHKGLMVVSANPLALGLLEAPGKQDADIVVGDAQPLGISSSLGGPTCGYFAVSQAHMRRIPGRIVGQTTDRNGKRGFVLTLQAREQHIRREKATSNICSNQALLALSASVYLSVMGRQGIAEVAELNLHKSRYALEQLLGLKGVTASFTAPTFNEFALRLPEGTDMNKLQAGLLAAGFIGGYDLGRDYEEYAGHLLIAVTEQRTKEEIDQFVHTLGGLL is encoded by the coding sequence ATGAAACAACACCGCTATCTTCCCATGACCGAGCAGGATCAAGCTGAAATGCTGCGCGTGGTCGGCGCATCGTCCATCGACGATTTATTCAGCGATATTCCCGAGGCGATCCGGTATAAGGGGGAGCTGCTCCTGTCTTCTCGGTTAGACGAAAGAGCCTTAACCCGCCACTTATCAGGACTGGCCGGGCAAAATGCCAATACTGACACGCACGCCAGCTTTCTCGGCGCAGGGATTTACGATCATCATATTCCATCCGTCATCCAGCATATCACTTCACGCTCGGAATTTTATACGGCCTACACTCCTTATCAACCGGAGGTAAGCCAGGGCGAGCTGCAAGCCATCTTCGAATTTCAATCGTATATATGCGAATTAACAGGCATGGCTGTAGCCAATGCCAGTATGTATGATGGAGCGACTGCGCTGGCAGAAGCGGGCTCATTGGCCGCCGCTGCCACCCGCCGCAAGCAGCTTATCGTATCGCGGACCGTCCATCCGGAGGCACGTCAGGTGTTGGCTGCCTATGCACGCGGGCTGGATTTGGATGTCGTGGAGATCGACTGTGCAGATGGTGTAACTGACGTGAAGGCATTAACGGCGGCCATATCGGAGCAGACGGCGGCAGTTTTGGTCCAAAGCCCTAATTTTTTCGGGGCCGTGGAAAATCTGAAGCCGATGGCTGACCTGATCCATGCGCACAAGGGTCTTATGGTCGTCAGTGCCAATCCACTGGCATTGGGCTTGCTGGAAGCGCCCGGCAAGCAGGACGCGGATATTGTCGTAGGAGACGCGCAGCCGCTTGGCATCTCCTCCTCCCTCGGTGGCCCAACCTGTGGTTACTTTGCCGTTTCTCAGGCGCATATGCGCCGTATCCCCGGCCGTATTGTGGGCCAGACCACAGATCGCAACGGTAAACGCGGCTTCGTGCTGACCTTGCAGGCACGGGAGCAGCATATCCGTCGGGAAAAGGCCACCTCTAACATATGCTCCAATCAGGCACTGCTCGCTTTATCTGCCTCTGTGTATTTGTCCGTCATGGGTAGACAGGGCATCGCGGAAGTAGCCGAGCTAAACCTGCACAAAAGCCGCTACGCATTGGAGCAACTACTCGGCTTGAAGGGCGTGACTGCCTCCTTTACTGCACCCACCTTTAACGAGTTTGCCCTGCGGTTACCTGAGGGTACCGATATGAATAAACTGCAAGCCGGATTGCTTGCTGCCGGATTTATCGGCGGCTACGATTTAGGGCGAGATTATGAGGAATATGCAGGTCACTTGCTGATTGCCGTGACAGAGCAACGAACAAAGGAAGAGATCGATCAATTCGTGCATACCTTGGGGGGATTGCTATGA
- a CDS encoding PTS mannitol transporter subunit IICB, whose product MSTVDAKSNSNGGARVAVQRFGRFLSGMVMPNMGAFIAWGLITALFIPTGWFPNEGFAQLVDPMKNYLLPLLIGYTGGTMIHGQRGGVIGAIMTMGVIVGADIPMFLGAMVAGPLAAWILKKFDKAIDGKVKSGFEMLVNNFSAGIIGAILALLAHVAIGPFVQIISQVLSAGVQFLVNAGLLPLVNLIIEPGKVLFLNNALNHGVLSPIALEEASRTGKSVLFMLESNPGPGLGILLAYCLFGKGPAKSSAPGAVIIHFFGGIHEIYFPYILMKPILILAAIAGGVVGTFCFMLTGAGLVAAPSPGSIIAYFLMTPKGGYLPMLSGVIAAAVVSFAVAAVLLKTGKQKEEGLEEAASRMKDMKTQSKAAGENTTVTEDNREADRAAEIGEVQTVKDKSDVNKIVFSCDAGMGSSAMGASILRKKMKQADVDVTVTNTAISEIPQDADIVITQKTLTDRAKTVAPNAEHISIDNFLKSPEYEALVERLKSDS is encoded by the coding sequence ATGAGCACAGTGGACGCAAAGTCCAATTCAAACGGAGGCGCTCGCGTTGCCGTACAGCGTTTCGGTCGTTTTCTCAGCGGTATGGTTATGCCCAATATGGGGGCCTTTATCGCGTGGGGATTGATCACGGCACTTTTTATTCCGACCGGATGGTTCCCGAATGAGGGTTTTGCACAACTGGTTGATCCGATGAAAAATTATTTGCTGCCGCTGCTGATCGGTTATACGGGTGGCACAATGATTCACGGACAGCGCGGAGGTGTGATCGGGGCCATTATGACGATGGGTGTCATTGTCGGGGCGGACATTCCGATGTTCCTCGGCGCGATGGTAGCGGGTCCGCTGGCTGCATGGATATTGAAGAAATTCGACAAAGCGATTGACGGCAAAGTTAAATCAGGCTTTGAAATGCTGGTCAATAACTTCTCGGCAGGGATTATCGGGGCGATTTTAGCGCTGCTTGCTCATGTGGCAATCGGACCGTTTGTACAAATTATCAGTCAAGTGTTGTCAGCAGGGGTACAGTTCCTCGTGAACGCAGGGCTTTTGCCGCTCGTCAACCTCATTATTGAGCCCGGAAAAGTATTATTTCTAAACAACGCACTGAACCACGGAGTATTGAGTCCGATTGCGCTGGAGGAGGCTTCAAGAACAGGCAAATCCGTTTTGTTCATGCTTGAATCGAACCCTGGACCAGGGCTCGGTATTTTGCTGGCCTACTGCCTGTTTGGTAAAGGCCCTGCGAAGTCGTCGGCTCCTGGCGCGGTTATCATTCACTTTTTCGGCGGGATTCATGAAATTTATTTCCCTTATATTTTGATGAAGCCGATTCTGATTCTTGCTGCTATAGCAGGGGGTGTGGTGGGAACGTTCTGTTTCATGCTGACAGGTGCCGGACTGGTAGCAGCTCCTTCACCGGGTAGTATCATCGCTTATTTCCTGATGACGCCAAAAGGCGGATATTTGCCAATGCTGAGCGGTGTGATTGCTGCTGCGGTCGTATCGTTTGCTGTTGCTGCTGTGTTACTCAAGACAGGTAAGCAAAAAGAAGAGGGGCTTGAGGAAGCGGCATCCCGCATGAAGGATATGAAAACTCAAAGCAAGGCTGCAGGCGAAAATACCACTGTAACGGAAGATAACCGCGAAGCTGATCGGGCTGCGGAGATTGGTGAAGTTCAAACGGTCAAGGATAAATCAGATGTGAACAAGATCGTCTTTTCCTGTGATGCAGGTATGGGCTCAAGCGCTATGGGCGCCTCGATTTTACGCAAAAAAATGAAGCAGGCGGATGTGGATGTCACGGTAACGAACACGGCAATCAGTGAGATTCCGCAGGATGCGGATATTGTTATTACGCAAAAAACGTTGACGGACCGGGCTAAAACGGTGGCTCCAAATGCCGAGCATATTTCTATTGATAATTTCCTGAAGAGTCCTGAATACGAAGCGCTGGTGGAACGTCTGAAATCCGATTCTTAA
- the gcvH gene encoding glycine cleavage system protein GcvH: MSEVKQQFWYTEEHEWVQRTEDGTVRIGITDFAQHQLGDIVFVELPGEGATIEQGAEIGTIESVKTVSDLFAPVTGTVLKVNEALESTPELVNESPYEKGWMIEVEIGGDVEESLSKLLSADQYEQLTANE, encoded by the coding sequence ATGAGTGAAGTGAAGCAGCAATTTTGGTACACAGAGGAACATGAGTGGGTTCAGCGCACAGAGGATGGAACGGTACGAATCGGTATTACGGACTTTGCACAGCATCAGCTGGGGGATATCGTTTTTGTGGAGCTGCCTGGGGAGGGAGCAACGATTGAGCAGGGGGCAGAGATCGGTACTATTGAATCGGTAAAGACAGTATCCGACCTGTTCGCTCCGGTGACGGGAACGGTGTTGAAGGTGAATGAAGCGCTGGAAAGTACGCCTGAGCTGGTGAACGAGTCTCCCTATGAAAAAGGCTGGATGATCGAAGTGGAGATTGGAGGAGATGTAGAGGAATCATTAAGCAAGCTGCTGTCTGCGGATCAGTACGAGCAGTTGACTGCCAATGAGTAA
- the ptsP gene encoding phosphoenolpyruvate--protein phosphotransferase, with protein sequence MLKISGIAASAGIAIARAFILEHPNYAVERRAVGDAEAEIARLDAALVESQTELEAIKEKTLQELGEKKAEIFASHLLILNDPELIDPVKAKIRDEQLNADYALNEVATQFISMFENMKSAYLQERASDMRDVTKRILNHLLGVHFVSPAEIAEETIVLAEDLTPSDTAQLNREFVKGFATNIGGRTSHSAIMARSLEIPAVVGTKNILSQAKSGDLIIVDGLDGHVFVNPSEEIVAEYQAKQVAYDKQREEWRKLRGEATVSVDGVHVELAANIGTPNDVAGVLDNGGEGVGLYRTEFLYMGRDKLPSEEVQYTAYKTVLERMEGKPVVVRTLDIGGDKELPYLDLPKEMNPFLGFRAIRLCLDRQDIFRTQLRALLRASVHGNLRVMFPMIATLNEFRESKAVLLEEKEKLVAEGVAVSEEIQLGIMVEIPSTAVLADQFAKEVDFFSIGTNDLIQYTMAADRMNERVSYLYQPYNPSILRLVKMVIDAAHREGRWVGMCGEMAGDTTAIPLLLGLGLDEFSMSATSILPARSQISKLSRADMEKLAAKALDMQTAEQVVELVQSIEG encoded by the coding sequence ATGCTTAAAATTTCCGGGATTGCCGCTTCGGCAGGCATCGCCATTGCCCGGGCGTTTATCTTGGAGCATCCGAATTACGCTGTAGAGAGACGCGCGGTTGGTGATGCTGAAGCTGAAATTGCAAGATTGGATGCGGCTTTAGTAGAATCTCAAACCGAATTGGAAGCGATTAAGGAGAAAACTTTACAGGAGCTGGGCGAGAAAAAAGCAGAAATTTTTGCTTCTCACCTGTTGATCCTGAATGATCCTGAACTGATCGATCCAGTTAAAGCTAAGATCAGAGACGAGCAGCTTAATGCTGACTATGCTCTGAACGAAGTAGCTACACAGTTTATTTCCATGTTCGAAAACATGAAAAGTGCTTATTTGCAAGAACGCGCATCGGACATGCGTGATGTAACCAAGCGGATCCTGAATCACCTGCTTGGTGTTCATTTTGTCAGTCCTGCAGAAATTGCCGAAGAAACGATTGTACTTGCAGAAGATTTGACACCTTCCGACACAGCTCAGCTGAATCGCGAATTTGTTAAAGGCTTTGCAACCAACATTGGCGGACGTACTTCACACTCGGCTATTATGGCTCGTTCACTTGAAATTCCTGCGGTTGTAGGAACTAAAAATATACTGTCCCAAGCTAAAAGCGGCGATTTGATTATCGTCGACGGTCTGGATGGTCACGTATTCGTGAACCCTTCCGAAGAGATCGTTGCTGAATACCAGGCTAAACAGGTGGCATACGACAAGCAACGCGAAGAGTGGCGGAAGCTGCGCGGCGAAGCTACGGTTTCCGTCGATGGTGTGCATGTCGAACTGGCAGCCAATATCGGTACGCCTAATGATGTAGCTGGTGTACTGGATAACGGTGGCGAAGGCGTCGGCCTGTATCGTACTGAATTCTTGTACATGGGACGCGATAAGCTTCCATCCGAAGAAGTACAGTACACAGCATACAAAACCGTTCTGGAAAGAATGGAAGGCAAACCGGTTGTAGTTCGCACGTTGGACATCGGTGGCGACAAAGAGCTTCCTTATCTGGATCTGCCGAAGGAAATGAATCCGTTCCTCGGATTCCGTGCTATTCGTCTGTGTCTGGACCGTCAGGACATTTTCCGTACTCAATTGCGTGCTTTGCTGCGGGCAAGTGTACATGGTAACCTGCGGGTCATGTTCCCGATGATTGCTACGCTGAACGAATTCCGTGAATCCAAAGCTGTGTTGCTGGAGGAAAAAGAAAAGCTGGTAGCCGAGGGTGTAGCCGTATCTGAAGAAATTCAGTTGGGCATCATGGTAGAAATTCCTTCTACAGCGGTATTGGCTGACCAATTCGCAAAAGAAGTTGATTTCTTCAGTATCGGTACGAACGATCTGATTCAGTACACGATGGCAGCGGATCGCATGAACGAACGGGTATCTTATTTGTACCAACCATATAACCCATCCATTCTGCGTCTGGTGAAAATGGTTATTGATGCCGCTCACCGTGAAGGACGTTGGGTTGGTATGTGCGGTGAAATGGCAGGGGATACAACAGCAATTCCATTGCTGCTGGGTCTGGGACTCGATGAGTTCAGCATGAGTGCTACTTCCATTCTGCCAGCACGCAGTCAAATTTCGAAATTGTCCCGCGCGGACATGGAGAAACTGGCTGCAAAAGCTTTGGACATGCAAACAGCCGAGCAGGTTGTTGAATTGGTTCAAAGCATTGAAGGCTAA
- the gcvT gene encoding glycine cleavage system aminomethyltransferase GcvT: protein MTNLRKTSLYSSYGTLPGVRCIDFGGWELPVQFSGIQKEHEAVRQRAGLFDVSHMGEFLVEGQEAEAFLQQVTTNDVSQLEPGQAQYSLLCYPDGGVVDDLLVYRKGPERYMLVVNASNIDKDWDWLLRHAPASVHLENVSDAVALLALQGPEAARIAAAVTDTDITKLASFRFNEDVQLFGAKALVSRTGYTGEDGFEFYVPTADAPAVWDGLLRIGEPYGLVPAGLGARDTLRFEARLPLYGQELSATISPLEAGLGFFVKLNKGDFIGREALQRQKEQGIPRKLIGLEMLDRGIPRAHYPVFAEGQHIGEVTTGTQSPTLKRNLGLALVDSHFSSLSTPLEVEIRGKRLRAEVVAAPFYKRPR from the coding sequence ATGACTAACTTGCGAAAAACGTCGCTGTATTCCTCCTACGGCACGCTGCCGGGGGTTCGTTGCATTGATTTTGGCGGCTGGGAGCTGCCTGTACAGTTCAGCGGCATTCAAAAGGAGCATGAGGCTGTCCGACAACGTGCGGGATTGTTCGATGTATCGCATATGGGTGAATTCCTGGTCGAGGGCCAGGAAGCCGAAGCATTTCTGCAACAGGTGACGACGAACGATGTCAGCCAATTGGAGCCGGGCCAGGCCCAATATTCGCTGCTGTGTTACCCGGATGGAGGTGTAGTAGACGACCTGCTTGTTTACCGCAAAGGGCCGGAGCGTTACATGCTCGTTGTGAACGCCTCGAATATCGACAAAGATTGGGATTGGTTGCTTCGCCATGCTCCTGCATCCGTTCATCTGGAAAACGTATCAGATGCGGTAGCACTGCTGGCATTGCAAGGACCTGAAGCTGCGCGTATTGCCGCAGCCGTGACAGACACGGACATTACGAAGCTGGCATCCTTCCGATTCAATGAGGATGTGCAATTGTTCGGGGCAAAAGCGCTCGTCTCCCGCACCGGATACACGGGGGAAGACGGCTTTGAATTTTATGTGCCCACGGCGGATGCACCGGCAGTGTGGGACGGATTGCTTCGCATCGGTGAGCCGTATGGTCTGGTTCCCGCCGGACTTGGAGCCAGGGATACGCTGCGCTTCGAGGCACGGCTACCGCTGTACGGACAGGAGTTGTCCGCTACCATTTCGCCACTGGAAGCTGGTTTAGGCTTCTTCGTCAAGCTGAATAAGGGAGATTTTATCGGGAGAGAGGCCCTGCAACGTCAGAAAGAACAAGGTATTCCCCGCAAGCTGATCGGACTGGAAATGCTCGACCGCGGCATCCCGCGTGCCCATTATCCCGTTTTTGCGGAAGGACAGCACATTGGCGAGGTCACAACGGGAACCCAGTCGCCCACCTTAAAGCGTAATCTGGGTTTGGCTCTGGTGGACAGTCATTTCAGTTCCCTATCCACACCGCTGGAGGTCGAGATTCGTGGCAAGCGCCTGCGCGCCGAGGTGGTAGCAGCGCCCTTTTATAAACGTCCACGCTGA